A single region of the Arthrobacter sp. zg-Y20 genome encodes:
- a CDS encoding glycosyltransferase family 2 protein gives MTRRGSADWGLPATPRPAAVDVLIPTRNRPAELAVTLAGLAAQDGPDFNVTISDQSTHVPSWNHPAAEAMVRVLEAQGHRVRLLRHLPARGLAEQRHFLLENAAAPAVLFLDDDVWLEPGMLARLAGALASSGAGFVGAAVQGLSYLPDSRPDEEAPFELWDTGKVEPERIRRGEPGFERWTLHNAANLAHVASRLGLPAGEWQLYKVAWVGACVLYNRTALLDCGGFGFWDQLPPGHAGEDVAAQWRVMERYGGAGLVPSGAVHLESPTTVTDRSADAAEILLGGSGTAAGSGTAAGGGQDVHPPHNQ, from the coding sequence GTGACGCGGCGCGGGTCCGCGGACTGGGGGCTGCCGGCCACGCCCCGGCCGGCAGCAGTTGACGTGCTGATTCCCACCCGGAACCGGCCTGCGGAACTGGCAGTCACCCTGGCCGGTTTGGCCGCCCAGGACGGTCCGGACTTCAACGTCACCATCAGTGACCAGAGCACGCACGTACCCTCCTGGAACCACCCGGCCGCCGAGGCCATGGTCCGGGTGCTGGAAGCCCAGGGACACCGGGTCCGGCTGCTGCGCCACCTGCCGGCCCGGGGGCTGGCAGAGCAGCGCCATTTCCTGCTGGAAAACGCAGCGGCGCCCGCCGTGCTTTTCCTCGACGACGACGTGTGGCTGGAACCGGGCATGCTGGCCAGGCTGGCCGGCGCCCTGGCCTCGTCCGGTGCAGGGTTTGTCGGCGCCGCCGTGCAGGGGCTGTCCTATCTGCCGGACAGCCGGCCGGATGAAGAAGCCCCCTTTGAACTGTGGGACACGGGGAAGGTGGAGCCGGAAAGGATCCGGCGGGGGGAACCGGGCTTCGAACGCTGGACCCTGCACAACGCCGCCAATCTGGCGCATGTGGCTTCCCGGCTCGGCCTGCCGGCCGGAGAATGGCAGCTGTACAAAGTCGCCTGGGTGGGGGCCTGCGTCCTGTACAACCGAACGGCGCTGCTGGACTGCGGCGGCTTCGGTTTCTGGGACCAGCTGCCTCCCGGGCATGCCGGGGAGGACGTAGCGGCGCAGTGGCGCGTGATGGAACGGTACGGGGGCGCCGGGCTCGTTCCGTCCGGAGCCGTGCACCTGGAATCACCAACCACGGTTACCGACCGCTCCGCTGATGCGGCCGAGATCCTGCTCGGCGGCAGCGGGACGGCCGCCGGCAGCGGGACGGCCGCCGGCGGCGGGCAGGATGTCCACCCACCACACAACCAGTAA
- a CDS encoding DUF2795 domain-containing protein, which yields MADKPSPIDVQKVLGGMDYPASKKDIVSKAEGSGAGGSVLEALNNLPERQYDAPTDISKEIFG from the coding sequence ATGGCTGACAAACCCAGCCCGATCGACGTCCAGAAGGTCCTCGGCGGCATGGACTACCCGGCGTCGAAAAAGGACATTGTTTCCAAGGCGGAAGGATCAGGGGCGGGCGGATCCGTCTTGGAAGCCCTGAATAACCTGCCTGAGCGCCAATACGACGCCCCGACGGACATCAGCAAGGAAATTTTCGGCTAG
- a CDS encoding DUF308 domain-containing protein has protein sequence MAASHPVAPWGPMLVRAAVAAVYGVLTIFWQDPTEPVLAYAGGAYLLLSGAALLPMLSASRGHGTMRPFLLVEAAAYVLAGAATLIFASAEAFRPAAAAALILGGVIEIVLWVRHRRTFLPARDWLITGAAALVSGLLVPLVYDLGVRAMLGVTGGAAVVIAVIVAISALGARHDSRVAAQEQAKAVN, from the coding sequence ATGGCTGCGTCCCATCCCGTAGCACCTTGGGGACCCATGCTGGTCCGGGCGGCGGTGGCGGCCGTCTACGGTGTGCTCACCATTTTCTGGCAGGACCCCACTGAACCCGTCTTGGCCTATGCCGGCGGCGCCTATCTGCTGCTGAGCGGCGCGGCACTGCTGCCTATGCTCTCCGCGTCCCGCGGCCACGGCACCATGCGCCCGTTCCTGCTGGTTGAAGCCGCGGCCTACGTCCTCGCCGGCGCCGCGACCTTGATTTTCGCCTCAGCGGAAGCCTTCCGACCTGCCGCCGCTGCCGCGCTGATCCTGGGCGGCGTCATCGAAATAGTCCTGTGGGTCCGGCACCGCCGGACGTTCCTTCCGGCCCGGGACTGGCTGATCACGGGTGCTGCAGCCCTCGTATCCGGGCTCCTGGTGCCGCTGGTCTACGACCTGGGTGTGCGCGCCATGCTCGGCGTCACCGGCGGGGCAGCCGTGGTCATCGCCGTCATCGTTGCCATCTCCGCCCTGGGGGCCCGGCATGATTCCCGGGTCGCCGCGCAGGAGCAGGCGAAGGCCGTAAACTAG
- a CDS encoding MATE family efflux transporter, translating to MSSRQLSRRILALAVPALGALIAEPLFLLADSAIVGHLGVSQLAGVGLASTVLQTAVGLMVFLAYSTTGTVARFLGGNRQDKALAAGRDGIALAVLLGVLLSTAGYLLAPQLCTAMGADGEVHRYAVDYLRYSMPGLTAMLVVLAATGVLRGLQDTRTPLVVATVGFAVNIGLNYLLVYGFSLSVAGSALGTSLAQWGMAGFYLVAVARMARARGVPLRPASSGIRATAHVGSWLMLRTLSLRAAVLATVLVATAQGPQSLAAHQLVMTVFTFLAFALDALAIAAQAMIGKELGAGDTVLARALTRRMILWGGGFGVVTGVLLALVAPVAGVLFTGDPGVQQAMTAGLWVLAVSQPICGLVFVLDGVLIGAGDAKYLAVTGMLNLAAYLPLLLWVSAGGSTGAVGIAWLWAAFALGYMSARAITLSWRVRRDAWMLTGSVAVSGSD from the coding sequence ATGTCCTCCCGGCAACTCAGCCGGCGGATCCTTGCCCTGGCCGTGCCGGCGCTGGGCGCGCTGATCGCCGAACCGCTGTTCCTCCTGGCAGATTCCGCCATCGTCGGGCATCTGGGCGTTTCGCAGCTGGCCGGCGTCGGCCTGGCCTCCACGGTGCTGCAGACCGCCGTCGGCCTGATGGTGTTCCTGGCCTATTCCACCACCGGAACGGTGGCCCGCTTCCTGGGCGGGAACCGGCAGGACAAGGCGCTCGCCGCCGGGCGTGACGGCATTGCCCTGGCGGTGCTGCTGGGCGTACTGCTTTCCACTGCGGGCTACCTGCTGGCTCCGCAGCTGTGCACGGCCATGGGGGCCGACGGCGAGGTGCACCGGTATGCGGTGGATTATCTGCGTTATTCCATGCCCGGGCTGACGGCCATGCTGGTGGTCCTGGCGGCCACCGGTGTGCTGCGCGGGCTGCAGGACACCCGGACCCCGCTGGTGGTGGCGACCGTGGGGTTCGCCGTCAACATCGGGCTGAACTATCTGCTGGTGTACGGCTTCTCGCTCTCCGTGGCCGGTTCGGCCCTGGGCACCAGCCTGGCGCAGTGGGGGATGGCGGGGTTCTACCTGGTGGCCGTGGCCCGGATGGCACGGGCCCGGGGCGTGCCGCTGCGCCCGGCCTCGTCCGGGATCCGCGCCACCGCCCATGTGGGGTCGTGGCTGATGCTGCGCACCCTGAGCCTGCGGGCGGCGGTGCTGGCCACTGTCCTGGTGGCCACGGCCCAGGGACCGCAATCCCTGGCTGCGCACCAGCTGGTGATGACCGTCTTCACCTTCCTCGCCTTCGCCCTGGATGCCTTGGCGATTGCCGCGCAGGCCATGATTGGCAAGGAACTAGGGGCCGGGGACACGGTGCTGGCCCGCGCCCTTACCCGGCGCATGATCCTCTGGGGTGGAGGTTTCGGGGTGGTCACCGGCGTGCTGTTGGCCCTGGTGGCACCGGTGGCCGGCGTCCTGTTCACCGGTGACCCCGGAGTGCAGCAGGCCATGACCGCCGGACTGTGGGTGCTGGCGGTATCCCAGCCGATCTGCGGACTGGTCTTTGTGCTGGACGGGGTGCTGATCGGTGCCGGGGATGCCAAGTACCTCGCGGTGACCGGGATGCTGAACCTGGCGGCGTATCTGCCGCTGCTGCTGTGGGTGTCCGCCGGCGGCAGCACGGGCGCCGTCGGCATTGCCTGGCTGTGGGCGGCTTTCGCACTGGGTTACATGAGCGCCCGCGCCATCACCCTGAGCTGGCGGGTGCGCCGGGACGCCTGGATGCTGACCGGTTCCGTTGCGGTAAGCGGGAGCGACTAA
- a CDS encoding MFS transporter encodes MTGTGKGAGTTGSPNGTFTGHRRGSPGYRGVLVGLAAAGVATFAQLYSLQGVLPELAAGMDISASSAALTVSAATLGLAAAVIPWSAAADRFGRLPVMRAAILAAVVLGLAVPLSPGLPALLGLRFLEGVALGGIPAVALAYLSEEVSQLHAAVAAGTYVSGTTIGGLAGRIVAAPLAELVNWRVGVAAVSMLAAGAAAVFLFTAPRQQGFVPVRRAAPGHGLAARLAANLRSPRLLALYLQGFLLMGGFVAVYNYLGFRLGAPPFGLPQGVASALFLAYLAGTWSSRAAGTLAARLAGHGGRKPVLLLSIGAMAAGLAMTLAENIAAIVAGLLVFTGGFFAAHSIASGWTPMLAREGRAQASSLYNLFYYTGSSVLGWAGGYCFQQGGWPALALFVGALLLAAAVVAVLVLRRDDAVQPAAGQDFAGKYGAGRPGHGQAAPERGSKP; translated from the coding sequence GTGACCGGCACCGGAAAAGGTGCCGGTACCACCGGCTCTCCGAACGGAACCTTTACCGGACACCGGCGCGGCAGCCCGGGCTACCGCGGTGTCCTGGTGGGGCTGGCCGCCGCCGGCGTGGCGACGTTCGCCCAGCTGTATTCGCTGCAGGGCGTCCTGCCCGAACTGGCCGCCGGAATGGACATCTCTGCGTCGTCCGCCGCCCTGACCGTTTCCGCGGCAACCCTCGGCCTGGCTGCCGCGGTTATTCCGTGGTCCGCCGCGGCCGACCGCTTCGGCCGGCTGCCGGTCATGCGGGCGGCCATCCTGGCCGCGGTGGTGCTCGGACTGGCCGTGCCGTTGAGCCCCGGACTGCCCGCCCTGCTGGGGCTGCGGTTCCTGGAAGGGGTGGCGCTGGGCGGAATCCCGGCAGTGGCGCTGGCCTACCTGAGCGAGGAAGTGAGCCAGCTGCACGCCGCGGTAGCCGCCGGCACGTATGTATCGGGCACCACCATAGGCGGCTTGGCCGGACGCATCGTGGCCGCCCCGCTGGCAGAACTGGTGAACTGGCGGGTGGGAGTGGCGGCAGTGAGCATGCTGGCCGCCGGTGCAGCGGCGGTGTTTTTGTTCACCGCTCCGCGGCAACAGGGCTTTGTGCCGGTGCGCCGCGCGGCGCCGGGCCACGGGCTGGCCGCCCGGCTCGCGGCGAACCTGCGCAGCCCGCGGCTGCTGGCCCTTTACCTGCAGGGTTTCCTGCTGATGGGCGGATTCGTGGCGGTGTACAACTATCTGGGGTTCCGCCTTGGCGCTCCGCCCTTCGGACTGCCGCAGGGCGTGGCCAGTGCACTGTTCCTTGCCTACCTTGCGGGCACCTGGTCCTCGCGCGCCGCCGGTACGCTGGCGGCCCGGCTGGCCGGGCACGGCGGCCGGAAACCGGTCCTGCTGCTCTCCATCGGTGCCATGGCGGCCGGTCTGGCCATGACGCTTGCAGAGAACATAGCGGCGATCGTGGCCGGACTGCTGGTCTTCACCGGCGGGTTCTTTGCCGCGCATTCCATCGCTTCGGGATGGACGCCGATGCTGGCCCGTGAGGGCAGGGCGCAGGCATCGTCGCTGTATAACCTGTTCTACTACACGGGCTCCAGCGTCCTGGGCTGGGCCGGCGGGTACTGCTTCCAGCAGGGCGGGTGGCCGGCGCTGGCGTTGTTTGTCGGCGCGCTGCTGCTGGCCGCCGCAGTGGTTGCGGTCCTGGTTCTGCGCCGGGACGACGCCGTGCAGCCCGCCGCTGGGCAGGATTTCGCCGGGAAGTACGGCGCCGGACGGCCCGGGCACGGGCAAGCGGCGCCGGAGCGCGGGAGCAAACCGTAG
- a CDS encoding DUF4031 domain-containing protein, translating into MIYIDPPMWPAHNTLFSHLVSDTSVEELHAFAQGAGISPRAFDGDHYDVPQHLHRKLVRRGAVAVTGGELVRILIGSGLRIPARERPSALAGPLLERWNRLLPGRPELGGQLLDRWNEPHRRYHDRRHLLQVLEALDLLTGSSVPRPVALAAWFHDAVYACRPGEDEEASACLAEDLLAAAGEDPAAVAECARLVRLTAAHAPDPGDHHGALLVDADLSVLARDPARYRSYRQAVRAEYAHLSAEDFRAGRRRVVAHLAAAEPLFCTEAGRRHWEARARHNLGGELSELGSELSGHPGPAGPGSGDRP; encoded by the coding sequence ATGATCTACATCGATCCGCCGATGTGGCCGGCGCACAACACCCTGTTCTCCCATTTGGTCTCCGACACCAGTGTGGAGGAGCTGCACGCATTCGCCCAAGGCGCCGGTATCTCGCCCAGGGCGTTCGACGGCGACCACTACGACGTGCCGCAGCACCTGCACCGCAAACTGGTCCGCCGCGGCGCCGTCGCCGTAACCGGCGGGGAACTGGTCCGTATCCTCATTGGCAGCGGCCTGCGGATCCCTGCCCGGGAGCGCCCGTCCGCCCTGGCCGGGCCGCTGCTGGAACGCTGGAACCGGCTTCTTCCCGGGCGGCCGGAACTCGGCGGGCAGCTGCTGGACCGCTGGAATGAACCGCACCGCCGGTACCACGACCGCCGGCACCTGCTCCAGGTCCTGGAAGCCCTGGATCTGCTCACCGGCAGCAGCGTTCCGCGCCCCGTGGCGCTGGCTGCCTGGTTCCATGACGCGGTGTATGCCTGCCGGCCGGGCGAGGACGAGGAAGCCTCCGCCTGCCTGGCGGAGGACCTGCTGGCCGCCGCCGGAGAAGATCCCGCTGCCGTGGCCGAATGCGCCCGCCTGGTCCGGCTCACCGCCGCCCACGCTCCGGACCCGGGGGACCACCACGGAGCGCTGCTCGTTGACGCAGACCTGTCGGTGCTGGCCCGTGATCCCGCGCGGTATCGTTCCTACCGGCAGGCGGTTCGTGCGGAGTACGCGCACCTTTCCGCCGAGGATTTCCGGGCCGGACGACGGCGGGTGGTGGCACACTTGGCCGCTGCGGAACCGCTGTTTTGCACGGAGGCCGGGCGCCGGCACTGGGAAGCCCGGGCCCGGCACAACCTGGGCGGCGAACTGTCGGAACTGGGATCAGAATTGTCCGGGCATCCCGGTCCGGCTGGGCCCGGCAGCGGAGACCGGCCGTGA
- a CDS encoding exo-alpha-sialidase: MDDVPSNLPFNAGSAESSPGPSGASGSSPWLSSTVLAIGTRKGLWLATSSDRVTWELRGPEFAMTEVPSLAFDARSGTPRLLAGVRSEWWGPNVAVSEDLGHTWQEPQEQAIAFPEDTGATLERIWQLRPDTADRPGVVWAGCEPISVFRSEDGGRHFELVRGLWDHPHRPQWGAGYGGPAAHTVLPSPVDDSVHVAISSGGVYRSDDRGDSWDAFNSGIIANFMPQEYPEFGQCVHKVARDAGNPQRLYAQNHGGVYRSDDAGDRWISIADGLPADFGFVMLAHPSRPDTIWTIPLGSAGERNPPQGRPAVYRSTSAGEDWERFDTGLPAYDFNAVLRDAADVDTADPAGIYFGTRGGEVYASADEGETFNLVAANLPDVLCVRAVRT; this comes from the coding sequence ATGGATGACGTGCCCTCCAATCTGCCGTTCAATGCCGGCTCCGCCGAGTCTTCACCCGGGCCTTCGGGGGCTTCGGGGTCTTCCCCCTGGCTGTCCTCCACCGTCCTGGCCATCGGCACCCGCAAGGGGCTGTGGCTGGCGACCAGCAGCGACCGCGTTACCTGGGAACTGCGCGGACCGGAATTCGCCATGACTGAAGTGCCCTCGCTGGCATTCGATGCCCGCAGCGGCACGCCGCGGCTGCTGGCCGGGGTCCGCTCCGAATGGTGGGGACCCAACGTTGCCGTCTCGGAGGACCTCGGGCACACCTGGCAGGAACCGCAGGAACAGGCAATCGCTTTTCCGGAAGACACCGGGGCCACGCTGGAGAGGATCTGGCAGCTGCGTCCGGATACCGCGGACCGCCCGGGCGTGGTCTGGGCCGGCTGCGAGCCCATTTCGGTGTTCCGGTCCGAGGACGGCGGCCGCCACTTCGAGCTGGTCCGGGGCTTGTGGGACCATCCGCACCGCCCGCAGTGGGGCGCCGGTTACGGCGGTCCCGCGGCGCACACCGTCCTGCCCAGCCCCGTCGATGACAGCGTGCACGTAGCCATCAGCAGCGGCGGCGTGTACCGCTCAGATGACCGCGGGGACAGCTGGGACGCGTTCAACAGCGGCATCATCGCGAACTTTATGCCGCAGGAGTATCCCGAGTTCGGCCAGTGCGTGCACAAGGTTGCACGCGACGCCGGAAACCCGCAGCGGCTCTACGCCCAGAACCACGGCGGGGTGTACCGCAGCGACGACGCCGGAGATCGGTGGATTTCCATTGCCGACGGCCTGCCCGCGGACTTCGGGTTTGTGATGCTGGCACACCCCTCCCGCCCGGACACCATCTGGACCATACCCCTGGGCTCCGCCGGCGAGCGCAACCCTCCGCAGGGACGGCCTGCGGTTTACCGCAGCACCAGCGCGGGTGAAGACTGGGAGCGGTTCGACACCGGCCTGCCCGCCTACGACTTCAACGCGGTACTGCGCGACGCCGCGGATGTGGACACCGCCGACCCCGCCGGCATCTACTTCGGCACCAGGGGCGGCGAGGTTTATGCCAGCGCCGACGAAGGCGAAACCTTTAATCTGGTGGCCGCCAACCTTCCGGATGTGCTCTGTGTCCGCGCCGTCCGGACCTGA
- a CDS encoding MoaD/ThiS family protein, with product MSAPSGPDTRSAGAVGLLLPAALAEAVGGQRLLVLPQRPVSGADIGANPEADAAGSITVAVALDRLREQQPGVYSRICDETGAVRRYVNLYLDGEDIRDLAGQSTVLASGAQLLVLQSIAGG from the coding sequence GTGTCCGCGCCGTCCGGACCTGACACCCGCTCCGCCGGCGCCGTCGGACTTCTGCTGCCCGCAGCGTTGGCCGAAGCCGTCGGCGGACAGCGCCTGCTGGTGCTGCCGCAGCGGCCCGTTTCGGGGGCTGATATCGGCGCCAATCCGGAGGCCGACGCGGCAGGCAGCATCACGGTTGCGGTGGCCTTGGACCGGCTGCGGGAGCAGCAGCCAGGGGTGTACAGCCGGATCTGCGACGAGACAGGCGCCGTGCGCCGCTACGTGAACCTCTATCTGGACGGCGAGGACATCCGGGACTTGGCCGGGCAGTCCACGGTGCTGGCTTCCGGTGCCCAGCTGCTGGTACTGCAGTCAATCGCCGGGGGCTAG
- a CDS encoding transglycosylase family protein, giving the protein MKNQKIRRVVRRSLAAAVITGAGAAGMAGLAAPANASTMDWDTLAQCESGGNWATNTGNGFSGGLQFTPSTWAAFGGTGDPANASREQQIAVAERVLAEQGPGAWPACTAKLGLTGATANPQAATPAPAQTQVTEQAPVAEAPAQTYVEPQAAAPVAEAPAQTYVQPQAAAPVEAPVETYVQPQAPAETYVQPQAPVETYVQPQAEQLPAPTTAENIQVEAAAPIQTEAPALSGDTYVIQSGDTLSAIAEKLGIEGGWQALYNANADTIIHPDLIFTGHTLQLPA; this is encoded by the coding sequence ATGAAGAACCAGAAGATCCGTCGTGTCGTACGCCGAAGCCTCGCTGCCGCCGTTATCACCGGAGCCGGTGCCGCCGGTATGGCAGGTCTGGCCGCTCCGGCCAACGCCAGCACCATGGACTGGGACACGCTTGCACAGTGCGAAAGCGGTGGAAACTGGGCTACCAACACCGGTAACGGTTTCTCCGGCGGGCTGCAGTTCACCCCCAGCACTTGGGCCGCTTTCGGCGGTACCGGCGACCCGGCCAACGCCAGCCGCGAGCAGCAGATTGCCGTAGCCGAGCGCGTTCTGGCTGAACAGGGCCCCGGCGCATGGCCTGCTTGCACCGCCAAGCTGGGCCTGACCGGTGCCACCGCCAATCCGCAGGCTGCCACCCCGGCCCCCGCCCAGACCCAGGTCACCGAGCAGGCCCCGGTTGCTGAAGCTCCGGCCCAGACCTACGTCGAGCCGCAGGCTGCCGCTCCGGTTGCCGAAGCTCCGGCTCAGACCTATGTCCAGCCGCAGGCCGCCGCTCCGGTTGAAGCCCCTGTTGAGACCTATGTCCAGCCGCAGGCTCCTGCCGAGACCTACGTCCAGCCGCAGGCCCCGGTCGAGACCTACGTCCAGCCGCAGGCCGAGCAGCTTCCGGCACCGACCACCGCGGAGAACATCCAGGTGGAGGCAGCGGCTCCGATCCAGACCGAGGCTCCGGCCCTGTCCGGTGACACCTACGTCATCCAGTCCGGTGACACGCTGTCCGCCATCGCCGAGAAGCTCGGCATCGAGGGCGGCTGGCAGGCGCTGTACAACGCCAACGCCGATACCATCATCCACCCCGACCTCATCTTCACCGGTCACACCCTGCAGCTGCCGGCCTAA
- the mmsB gene encoding multiple monosaccharide ABC transporter permease, giving the protein MVSTLAGEGPALGTKSPKKPSRLAEAGRFLTSRLRQIGIFLALLVIVTLFQVLTGGSLLQPDNVANIIVQNSYILILAIGMVMIIVAGHIDLSVGSVAAFVGAMSGIMIRDWGMPWWLALVASLVVGALVGAWQGYWVAYIGIPAFIVTLAGMLVFRGLTQIILGNQRITGFPEEYRQLGGGSLFPGLFPAETNILDWTTVGLGVLAAALLVVSQLRGRAARMKLNLDDEPRAWFLTRLVFGVVVILGLTYLLASSRGGTPIVLVVLGILVVAYSAVMNRSVFGRHVYARGGNLQAAHLSGVNTKRVDFLLFVNMGVLAALAGLIFTGRLNSAGPGAGNLFELDAIAAAFIGGAAVTGGVGTIVGAITGGLIMGVLNNGMSLLGVGIDYQQFIKGLVLLLAVGFDVFNKRKVSNALK; this is encoded by the coding sequence ATGGTTTCCACACTCGCCGGCGAGGGGCCGGCCCTCGGTACCAAGAGCCCCAAGAAGCCTTCCAGGCTTGCCGAAGCGGGACGTTTCCTCACCAGCCGGCTGCGCCAGATCGGTATCTTCCTGGCATTGCTGGTTATCGTGACACTGTTCCAGGTGCTGACCGGCGGTTCACTGCTGCAGCCGGACAACGTGGCCAACATCATTGTGCAGAACAGCTACATCCTGATCCTGGCGATCGGCATGGTCATGATCATTGTGGCCGGCCATATTGACCTTTCCGTGGGATCCGTTGCCGCGTTCGTCGGGGCCATGTCCGGCATTATGATCCGGGACTGGGGCATGCCCTGGTGGCTGGCGCTGGTGGCCTCCCTCGTGGTGGGTGCCCTGGTGGGCGCCTGGCAGGGTTACTGGGTGGCGTACATAGGCATCCCGGCCTTTATCGTTACCCTCGCCGGCATGCTGGTCTTCCGCGGGCTGACCCAGATCATCCTGGGCAACCAGCGGATCACCGGTTTCCCCGAGGAGTACCGCCAGCTCGGCGGCGGCTCCCTGTTCCCCGGCCTCTTCCCTGCCGAGACCAACATCCTTGACTGGACCACCGTTGGCCTGGGGGTACTGGCGGCAGCCCTGCTGGTTGTCAGCCAGCTGCGCGGACGTGCGGCACGGATGAAGCTCAACCTCGACGACGAGCCCCGGGCCTGGTTCCTGACGCGGCTGGTCTTCGGTGTGGTCGTAATCCTGGGACTGACCTACCTGCTCGCCAGTTCCCGCGGCGGAACACCCATTGTGCTGGTGGTCCTGGGCATCCTGGTGGTCGCCTACAGCGCCGTGATGAACCGGTCCGTCTTCGGCCGGCACGTCTATGCCCGCGGCGGCAACCTCCAGGCCGCCCACCTGTCCGGCGTGAACACCAAACGGGTGGACTTCCTGCTGTTCGTCAACATGGGGGTGCTGGCCGCCCTGGCCGGGCTGATCTTCACCGGACGCCTGAACTCCGCCGGACCGGGCGCCGGCAACCTCTTCGAACTGGACGCCATCGCAGCAGCCTTCATCGGCGGCGCCGCGGTTACGGGCGGGGTGGGCACCATTGTGGGCGCCATCACCGGCGGCCTCATCATGGGTGTGCTGAACAACGGCATGTCCCTGCTGGGTGTAGGCATTGACTACCAGCAGTTCATTAAGGGGCTGGTCCTGCTGCTGGCCGTGGGCTTCGACGTCTTCAACAAGCGCAAGGTGTCCAACGCCCTGAAATAG
- the mmsA gene encoding multiple monosaccharide ABC transporter ATP-binding protein, with product MSDYILQMNGITKTFPGVKALQDVFLAVTRGEVHAVCGENGAGKSTLMKVLSAVYPHGSYEGEILLDGTAVSFRDIKDSERSGVVIIHQELALSPFLSVAENIFLGNERSARGWINWNETNVRAAELLRRVGLDINPVTRAGEIGVGKQQLVEIAKALSKDVKLLILDEPTAALNDEDSEHLLGLVRGLRDDGITCIIISHKLNEIRAIADSVTILRDGQTIETLSLHDGSVTEERIIRGMVGRELTNRYPDRVPDIGDEVLRVEDWTVYHPAEHTRTVIDRAHLFVRAGEIVGIAGLMGAGRTELAMSIFGRSYGTNISGKLYKNGREITVRTVQDAIGHGIAYATEDRKRYGLNLIEDIKRNISASALTKLASRGWVDGGKETVVAQGYKQSMNIKAPSVTAVAGKLSGGNQQKVVLSKWMFADPDVLILDEPTRGIDVGAKYEIYTIINELAAQGKAVVVISSELPELLGICDRIYTLAQGRITAEVPIDEATPERLMQYMTQEKD from the coding sequence GTGAGCGACTACATCCTCCAAATGAACGGGATCACTAAAACGTTCCCAGGCGTAAAGGCGCTGCAGGACGTGTTTCTCGCCGTCACCCGCGGAGAAGTCCATGCGGTGTGCGGGGAAAACGGCGCCGGGAAGTCAACCCTGATGAAGGTCCTGTCCGCGGTTTATCCGCACGGCAGCTACGAGGGGGAGATCCTCCTGGACGGGACTGCGGTATCGTTCCGCGACATCAAGGACAGCGAACGCAGTGGCGTGGTGATCATCCACCAGGAACTGGCCCTGTCACCGTTCCTTTCGGTGGCGGAGAACATTTTCCTGGGCAACGAGCGGTCTGCCCGGGGATGGATCAACTGGAACGAAACCAACGTGCGCGCCGCCGAACTGCTCCGCCGGGTGGGACTGGACATCAACCCGGTTACACGCGCCGGGGAGATCGGCGTCGGCAAGCAGCAGTTGGTGGAAATAGCCAAGGCACTGTCCAAGGACGTCAAGCTGCTGATCCTGGATGAGCCCACCGCCGCCCTGAACGACGAGGATTCCGAGCACCTGCTCGGGCTCGTCCGCGGCCTGCGCGACGACGGCATCACCTGCATCATCATCAGCCACAAGCTCAATGAAATCCGGGCCATCGCAGACTCCGTGACCATCCTGCGGGACGGGCAGACCATCGAAACGCTGAGCCTGCACGACGGCTCCGTCACGGAGGAGCGGATCATCAGGGGCATGGTTGGCCGGGAACTGACCAACCGCTACCCGGACCGCGTCCCGGACATCGGCGACGAAGTGCTGCGGGTGGAGGACTGGACGGTGTACCACCCCGCGGAGCACACCCGCACCGTGATCGACCGGGCGCATCTGTTTGTGCGGGCGGGAGAGATCGTGGGGATTGCCGGGCTGATGGGGGCGGGACGGACCGAGCTGGCCATGAGCATCTTCGGGCGCAGCTACGGCACGAACATCAGCGGCAAACTCTACAAAAACGGCCGGGAAATCACCGTCCGCACCGTGCAGGACGCCATCGGCCACGGCATTGCCTACGCCACCGAGGACCGCAAGCGCTACGGGCTGAACCTCATCGAAGACATCAAGCGGAACATCTCCGCATCTGCCCTGACCAAACTGGCCTCCAGGGGCTGGGTCGACGGCGGCAAGGAAACAGTAGTGGCGCAGGGCTACAAACAGAGCATGAACATCAAGGCACCGTCAGTCACGGCGGTTGCCGGGAAACTGTCCGGCGGCAACCAGCAGAAGGTTGTCCTGTCCAAATGGATGTTCGCGGATCCGGACGTGCTGATCCTCGATGAACCCACGCGCGGAATCGATGTGGGGGCGAAATACGAGATTTACACGATCATCAACGAGCTGGCCGCGCAGGGCAAAGCGGTGGTGGTCATCTCTTCGGAACTGCCGGAGCTCCTGGGCATCTGCGACCGCATTTACACCCTGGCCCAGGGCCGAATCACCGCTGAGGTCCCCATTGATGAAGCCACCCCCGAACGACTGATGCAGTACATGACCCAGGAAAAGGACTGA